The Streptobacillus felis genome contains the following window.
AAAAAAGGACTTAATGTCCTTTTTATATTTCTTTAGATATTTTCTCAACTTTTTTATCTTTAATATATACTAAAGCTGGGAATTCTTGTATATCTAATTTATTTGCTATAAATTTACTTTTATACACATCTACCTTAACCAAATCATAATTAATATTTGTTGAAATTTCTTCAACTTTTGGTAATAAAGATAGCATATGACTATCACTAGAATCATATAGATAAACTAAAGTTTCTTTACCATCATTAAGTATCTGATTATTAAATGTATGTGTTTCACTTATGAATTTTTCTGAATTATATCCTGCAATAGCTCCATCACCTACAGCTGTTGATACTTGTTTCAAGAATTTTTCTCTAATATCTCCTGCAGCAAATACTCCTTCAATATTAGTTTCCATTTTTTCATTTGTAATTACATATCCTTTTGGTGATAAATCTATTACATCTTTATATAACGAAGTGTTAGGTAAATATCCTATGAATAAGAAACATGTATCTACATCTACAGGTATGTCTTCTCCTGTTTTTGTATTTTTTAAAACTACTGTTTCCAATCTTTCATTACCTTTATATTCTTTAACCATGCTATTCCATATAAATTCCATCTTAGGATTTGCTAAAGCTTCTGCTTTTGCTATTTCATTACAATCCATAATACCCTCATCATGAACCACTGAAACTATAACTTTTTTAGCAAATTTTGTTAAGAATATTCCTTCTTCAATTGCAGAATCTCCTGATCCTACAACCATTACTGTTTTATCAGTATTAGCTGCTGCATCACAAGTTGCACAAAATGAAATACCTTTATCATAAAGGAATAAATCTTCATTAATTGCACCTGTTAATCTAGGATACCCTCCACCAGCTATTACCACTACAGGAGCCTCATAAATAACTCTAAATGTTTCTACTTCTTTAATTTCCCCATCTAATTTTACAGACTTAACATCCGTTAATTTAAATATTACATCAAAATTTTTAGCTTGTTTATGAAATAAGTTCATTAATTCTGTCCCACCTATTCCTTCTGGAAAACCTGGGTAGTTAGCTATATCACTTGTATATGTTGCTAATCCTCCAACTAATGTTTTTTCAAAAACTAAAGTTTTTAATTTAGCTCTTCCACAATATATTGCTGCAGTAAGTCCAGCACTTCCTCCACCAATAATTAAAACATCATATCTTTCTCTCTTTTTTTCCATATATATACCTACATGAATACTTTCACTAACAATTTACTTCCAATAATTGCACCAACTAATAAGAATGCTGCAAATACCCATCCTGAAAGAGATAATGCTGCTGTAGCCGAGAATAATGCTCCTATGTTACATCCTAATGCAAGTCTTGCACCGAATCCCATTAAAAATCCACCTAACATACCTGCTACAACTTGTTTTTTATTTCTTATCTTTTTAATTCTAAATTCTGAAGCAAATAAAGTTGCAAGTGTTGCCCCAAATATTATTCCTATATTACGAATTGATCCACCATCTTGTAATAATGGAGTTAAAATCGCTTTACCTTGTGAAGCATGTGTTTGGAAATAAACCCAATTTTCAGGTGTTGCACCTAATAATCTAAATACTTTTGCACCCCATACAGCAAACGTAGATGTTACTCCCCAAGTTTTATCAAAAAATATAAAGTGTGCTATCGCAAATACTGCAAGTAATGTAGCACCTGTATTATATGATAAAGGATCTTTCATTATTCTTTTATATATAGGATTCTTTTGTAATTTTTTAAAGTATGCTTGCATGTTTCCTCCTATACTAATTTTTCAATAATTAATTCCCATTCTCCATCATCTATTTCTTCTATTTCAACATTATGTCCAACTTTTCTTGCCCATTCTGGTATATTTTTCATTGCACATGAGTGATCTATACTAACTATTAATGTATCTCCTATTTCTAATTCTTCCATTTTTCCTTGTGTTCTAATTAAAGGTACAGGACAAGCCTCACCTAAACAATCTAATGTAAATTCTTTTGCCATATTCAATTCCTTCTTTCTATTTTTTATTCGTAACTTCCGATTTTTTTAAGTTGCCATTTTAAAGCAATAACATAAATTGATAAAATTATTATAAATTGTACTACTAAAGCACCAACCCATCCAAATACATCTGGTAGGAATACTTTAATAGATGTAGATGCTGTTGCTGGTTCTAAGTAACTCATTGCCCAAGCACCTATTACAGATCCAAATACAAAGAATACAAATGATAACCATTGCATTTCAAATCCTTCTCCAAATCTCATTAATGTACCTGATGCACATCCACCTGCTATAACCATTCCAATTCCAAATAAAATAGCACCAACAACTGTTAATATTGAAATTGGATATACATTAGCCATTAAGATTTTAGCATTTTCTTGATTAATATATTTATATGCTGTAAATCCTACTGTAGCTAAAGATATAGTCCATAATACAGATCTTGTAATCGAAGTACCTCCAGTTAATACTGGATCTCTAAATGCTGCTGTAAAACAGAATCTTGATCTTTGAAGAATAATCCCAAAAGCTAGACCAAAAATCCAGTATAATACTAATTTTGGTTCTTTTAAGTAGAAACCAAATCCAACTAAACATGCAAGTAATATTAATGCATAAGGTATTTGTGATGGTTTCTCTTTTCTTCTACTCTTTCTATCTTCCATCTTAGCCTCCTCTCAATTTCTTATTGTAATTACACAAATAATATAACTCTAAATTAATTTTTTAACAAGATTAATTTTAGAATATATATTCCTTTTTGGAATATAAAAGGAGTTTAATTATATAAACTCCTTATAAAAAAACTTATAAATAATAAATCATTATTTAAATACTTCCCCTGCTTGCTGATACCAAAATACTAAATCTAATGCATCCATTGGTATGTTAACCTCCTCTGAATACTTTTCCATTTTATCTTCAATTTCAAAATATTTTTTCTTAGTTAAGC
Protein-coding sequences here:
- a CDS encoding FAD-dependent oxidoreductase, translating into MEKKRERYDVLIIGGGSAGLTAAIYCGRAKLKTLVFEKTLVGGLATYTSDIANYPGFPEGIGGTELMNLFHKQAKNFDVIFKLTDVKSVKLDGEIKEVETFRVIYEAPVVVIAGGGYPRLTGAINEDLFLYDKGISFCATCDAAANTDKTVMVVGSGDSAIEEGIFLTKFAKKVIVSVVHDEGIMDCNEIAKAEALANPKMEFIWNSMVKEYKGNERLETVVLKNTKTGEDIPVDVDTCFLFIGYLPNTSLYKDVIDLSPKGYVITNEKMETNIEGVFAAGDIREKFLKQVSTAVGDGAIAGYNSEKFISETHTFNNQILNDGKETLVYLYDSSDSHMLSLLPKVEEISTNINYDLVKVDVYKSKFIANKLDIQEFPALVYIKDKKVEKISKEI
- a CDS encoding YeeE/YedE thiosulfate transporter family protein, with translation MQAYFKKLQKNPIYKRIMKDPLSYNTGATLLAVFAIAHFIFFDKTWGVTSTFAVWGAKVFRLLGATPENWVYFQTHASQGKAILTPLLQDGGSIRNIGIIFGATLATLFASEFRIKKIRNKKQVVAGMLGGFLMGFGARLALGCNIGALFSATAALSLSGWVFAAFLLVGAIIGSKLLVKVFM
- a CDS encoding sulfurtransferase TusA family protein, with the translated sequence MAKEFTLDCLGEACPVPLIRTQGKMEELEIGDTLIVSIDHSCAMKNIPEWARKVGHNVEIEEIDDGEWELIIEKLV
- a CDS encoding YeeE/YedE thiosulfate transporter family protein, translating into MEDRKSRRKEKPSQIPYALILLACLVGFGFYLKEPKLVLYWIFGLAFGIILQRSRFCFTAAFRDPVLTGGTSITRSVLWTISLATVGFTAYKYINQENAKILMANVYPISILTVVGAILFGIGMVIAGGCASGTLMRFGEGFEMQWLSFVFFVFGSVIGAWAMSYLEPATASTSIKVFLPDVFGWVGALVVQFIIILSIYVIALKWQLKKIGSYE